The window TCGAAGTTAATCGTATTGACCTTCAGCAGCGAGAAATACCGCTCGCCATGCTGCGGAGCACGAATTTCGCCTTCCGCCGTATCGCCCGTGCGCAGACCAAAGCGGCGCACTTGGCTGGGGGAGACGTAAATATCGTCCGGGCCAGGTAGGTAGTTGGCTTCCGGCGAGCGCAGAAAACCGAACCCGTCCGGCATGACTTCCAGAACGCCGCTGCCGAAAATGGCAACATCGTTTCCGGCAAGCTGTTTCAGAATGGCGAACATAATATCCTGCTTACGCAGGGTGCTCGCGTTTTCGATTTGTAATTCTTCGGCGAAGGCCAGCAGTTCCGCCGGCGTCTTACGCTTTAATTCTTCAAGATGCATTAGGTATCCATTGTCGGCCCGGGGCGAATGCGGCGGTCATAGCCTGACGCCTATCGCAAAAACCCAAACGGGACGGGAGCATAGGAAAACGCACAGAGGACCCGGCGTCCCGTCTTCGATACCTCAAGCCGCGCCCGTCTGTCAAATTAGAACGGGCGAACCACCACCATAATCACGATCAGGATCATCAAAACGGTCGGCACTTCATTCATCTGCCGATAGAATTTGGCGCTATGGGTATTGCGATCTTCGGCAAACGCCCGCCGCCAGCGCGACAAGGCACCGTGGAAGGCCCCCATCAGCAGCACGAAGGTCAGTTTCGCGTGCAGCCAGCCCTGCGACCAATCGACGATGCCCGGCGTTGCCAGCAGCAGACCGCCGAAAATGAAGGTCGCAATCATCGCCGGATTGATGATGAAGCGCAGCAGCTTGTATTCCATCACCTTGAAGGTTTCGGACTGCACCGATCCCACCGCCGCGCCGCAATGATAAACATAAAGCCGGGGCAGATAGAACATGCCCGCCATCCAGGCGATGACGCTGATGATGTGCAGCGCTTTGGTCCAGGGATAGACCTTAACCAAAAGATCGAGCATAGGGTTCCTCTAGGCGCGGGCCGGGCATTGGCCGAAAGCGGCGGGGCACAGCCGCCCGCCCCCAGCACAGGACAGGCCGCCTTGCCGGTCTTTTAGCGCAATCGCGCGGGCAAGACCATCAATGAACGCTGGATGGGTTGCCACCACCGGCACACGGAAATAGGCGGGAACACCGCTTTCGTCGGCCAGGTGCTTATACTCGATATCAAGCTCGACCAGGGTTTCCGAATGGTCGGAGACGAAAGCAATGGGGCAGACAATGAGGGGAACTTTGTCTTGACCCGCCCGGCGAATCTCGTCGTCGGTCGCGGGGCCGATCCATTCGAGTGGGCCGACGCGGCTTTGATAGCTGACCAGCCAATCGAG of the Elstera cyanobacteriorum genome contains:
- the hemJ gene encoding protoporphyrinogen oxidase HemJ; its protein translation is MLDLLVKVYPWTKALHIISVIAWMAGMFYLPRLYVYHCGAAVGSVQSETFKVMEYKLLRFIINPAMIATFIFGGLLLATPGIVDWSQGWLHAKLTFVLLMGAFHGALSRWRRAFAEDRNTHSAKFYRQMNEVPTVLMILIVIMVVVRPF